The Oscillatoria sp. FACHB-1407 genome includes a region encoding these proteins:
- a CDS encoding VOC family protein — protein sequence MHKSQLAGFIIDCQTDALDQAAKFWSQALGYPIKHSTAPEEANYRSLMTHPNEPYIELQKVDHPGRVHLDIETDNIEAEVQRLEELGATRVKQMPSWWVMEAPTGHRFCVVQMKKDL from the coding sequence ATGCATAAGAGCCAGCTAGCAGGTTTCATCATTGATTGTCAAACGGATGCTCTCGATCAAGCTGCCAAATTTTGGAGCCAGGCACTCGGTTATCCGATCAAACATTCAACCGCTCCCGAAGAGGCTAATTATCGATCATTAATGACTCATCCCAATGAACCTTACATTGAGTTGCAAAAGGTTGATCATCCCGGTCGAGTTCACCTCGATATTGAAACCGACAACATCGAGGCAGAGGTGCAGCGATTGGAGGAATTGGGTGCAACTCGCGTAAAACAGATGCCTAGCTGGTGGGTGATGGAGGCTCCAACAGGGCATCGGTTCTGTGTAGTGCAGATGAAAAAAGATCTATAA
- a CDS encoding RluA family pseudouridine synthase, whose amino-acid sequence MTDSIDVQVNGGSERLDRFLADQLPDLSRSRLQKLIEQGQVWVNGEVCTSKKATVQSGDRIHVEVPPAVPLDLQPESIPLDILYEDDDLLILNKPAGLVVHPAPGHAEGTLVNALLAHCPNLVGIGGVQRPGIVHRLDKDTTGAIAIAKTDQAHHSLQAQFKAKTARRDYLAVVYGAPKGESGTIDLPIGRHPVDRKKMAIVPEEKGGRRAVTHWLVKERLGNFTLIRFQLETGRTHQIRVHSAHIGHPVVGDPVYGAGRSVGVNLPGQALHAWKLTLQHPVSGEWIEAIAPPPEVFTKLLTVLRQRM is encoded by the coding sequence TTGACTGACTCAATTGATGTCCAAGTGAATGGCGGTAGCGAACGACTCGATCGCTTTTTGGCAGATCAACTCCCCGATCTGTCGCGATCGCGCCTGCAAAAGTTGATTGAGCAGGGGCAAGTCTGGGTCAACGGGGAAGTGTGTACCTCCAAGAAGGCAACGGTGCAATCGGGCGATCGCATTCATGTTGAGGTTCCCCCGGCAGTTCCGTTGGATCTGCAACCGGAATCCATTCCCCTCGATATTTTGTACGAGGATGATGACCTCCTGATTCTCAACAAACCCGCTGGGTTGGTTGTGCATCCCGCCCCCGGACACGCTGAGGGAACCTTGGTGAATGCCCTATTGGCACACTGCCCCAATTTAGTAGGCATTGGGGGAGTGCAGCGTCCGGGAATCGTGCATCGATTAGATAAAGACACGACTGGGGCGATCGCCATTGCCAAAACGGATCAGGCGCATCATAGTTTGCAAGCCCAGTTCAAAGCCAAAACCGCCCGACGAGACTATCTAGCCGTGGTGTACGGTGCTCCCAAAGGGGAGAGCGGCACGATCGACTTACCGATTGGGCGACATCCCGTCGATCGCAAAAAGATGGCGATCGTGCCTGAGGAGAAGGGAGGTAGACGCGCCGTAACCCATTGGTTAGTGAAAGAGCGGTTGGGAAACTTTACGCTAATACGGTTTCAACTCGAAACGGGGCGAACTCATCAGATTCGAGTCCATTCGGCTCACATAGGGCATCCGGTCGTGGGTGATCCAGTCTATGGAGCAGGGCGATCGGTCGGAGTCAACTTACCCGGACAGGCTCTCCACGCCTGGAAGTTGACCCTGCAACATCCGGTCAGTGGTGAGTGGATTGAGGCGATCGCCCCTCCTCCAGAAGTGTTTACAAAGTTGCTGACTGTGTTGCGGCAGAGGATGTAG
- a CDS encoding PQQ-dependent sugar dehydrogenase encodes MARDRAGNRLRAARSINAIARDQVFRDVIGGGDSNDFYRVRLDRTTSLNLELSGLTTNANLQLLNQRGRVLQTSARPGNRPDSIFRTLLAGTYFIRVFGGQRGTRYAMKLSAYADAAGDTLSSAQDLGIVGNASVQDWVGRSDRSDYYKFSVASASQLTVGLSNLASDANIQLLSGDGSVLQASTNPGTTTEAINTSLAAGNYYLHVFPGTPTASTSYQLSVAATPSSSPTPTTPFPTGITLQPVITGLNQPVYVTHAGDGTNRLFIVEQDGQIRILQNGSLLPTPFLDISDRSLNVGEQGLLSVAFPPDYANKGHFYVYYTNNAGNNVVARYRITSANVANPNSEEIVLPLNHPTYANHNGGQLAFGPDGFLYIATGDGGGGGDPNNNAQTGTSLLGKLLRIDVESPGVTTYTIPSSNPFTATNDPSNAFRDEIWAYGLRNPWRFSFDRQTGDLYMGDVGQGALEEVNFQSANSPGGQNYGWRLMEGSQRYNNYAGSIAGLTLPVAEYGRSLGSSITGGFVHRSSANPTLQGVYFYGDFITGRVWGLRRNGNLWENGLLTDTDYSISTFGQDEQGNVYLADYSGGLYRIGA; translated from the coding sequence ATGGCTAGAGATAGGGCGGGTAATCGATTGCGGGCTGCCAGGTCAATTAATGCGATCGCCAGAGATCAAGTCTTTCGGGATGTGATTGGCGGTGGTGATTCCAACGACTTCTATCGAGTTCGCCTCGATCGCACCACTAGCCTCAACCTCGAACTCAGTGGGTTGACGACGAATGCGAATCTGCAACTTTTGAATCAACGAGGACGGGTGCTTCAAACTTCTGCCCGTCCAGGCAATCGCCCCGATTCGATCTTTCGCACCCTACTGGCAGGAACTTACTTCATTCGCGTGTTTGGTGGGCAACGAGGAACGCGGTACGCCATGAAGCTCTCAGCTTATGCCGATGCAGCAGGTGATACTCTCTCATCGGCTCAAGATCTGGGGATAGTTGGCAATGCCTCAGTGCAAGATTGGGTGGGTAGGAGCGATCGCAGCGACTATTACAAATTCAGCGTTGCCAGTGCCAGTCAACTGACCGTTGGACTGAGCAACTTAGCATCTGATGCCAATATCCAACTCTTGAGCGGCGATGGCTCTGTGTTGCAGGCTTCTACCAATCCAGGCACAACGACAGAAGCAATCAATACTTCACTCGCTGCCGGAAATTACTATTTGCATGTCTTTCCCGGCACTCCTACTGCCAGTACTAGCTATCAACTGTCTGTGGCTGCGACACCGAGTTCCAGCCCAACCCCCACAACACCATTTCCCACTGGCATTACGCTTCAGCCCGTGATTACAGGGTTGAATCAACCTGTTTACGTTACCCATGCCGGAGATGGTACTAACCGCCTGTTTATCGTGGAACAGGACGGACAAATTCGCATTTTGCAGAATGGTTCCCTATTACCTACCCCGTTTCTGGATATTAGCGATCGCTCCCTCAACGTGGGTGAACAAGGCTTACTGAGTGTTGCCTTTCCCCCCGATTACGCTAACAAGGGGCACTTCTACGTCTACTACACCAACAACGCAGGTAATAACGTTGTGGCTCGGTATCGCATCACCTCTGCCAATGTAGCTAATCCAAACAGTGAGGAAATTGTTTTACCGTTGAACCATCCTACCTATGCCAACCACAACGGTGGACAACTCGCCTTTGGTCCCGATGGCTTTCTCTACATTGCTACAGGGGATGGGGGTGGCGGCGGTGATCCCAACAACAATGCTCAAACGGGCACGTCCTTATTAGGGAAACTGCTACGAATTGACGTTGAATCTCCCGGTGTAACAACCTACACGATTCCCAGCAGCAACCCCTTTACGGCAACCAATGATCCGAGCAATGCCTTCCGCGACGAGATTTGGGCATATGGACTGCGGAACCCCTGGCGGTTTTCGTTCGATCGCCAAACGGGAGATCTCTACATGGGTGACGTGGGGCAAGGTGCGCTTGAAGAAGTTAACTTCCAGTCTGCTAATAGCCCTGGAGGACAAAACTATGGCTGGCGACTGATGGAGGGATCACAACGCTACAACAACTACGCTGGTAGCATTGCAGGCTTAACCCTACCCGTCGCTGAATATGGTCGCTCCCTTGGCAGTTCAATCACGGGAGGTTTTGTTCATCGCAGTTCCGCCAACCCTACTTTGCAAGGAGTCTACTTCTATGGTGACTTCATCACAGGCAGGGTGTGGGGTCTGCGTCGCAACGGCAACTTGTGGGAAAACGGCTTGCTAACCGACACCGACTACAGCATCTCAACCTTTGGGCAAGATGAGCAAGGGAACGTGTATCTGGCAGATTACTCAGGGGGGCTTTATAGAATTGGAGCTTAG
- a CDS encoding (2Fe-2S) ferredoxin domain-containing protein, with protein MRTVLICQSKACRKGGSAKVLAAFQNAPVADVEVIASGCLGQCGSGPMVLILPDEIWYNRVSPKEVSAVVDRHLHHGVPVKAMLYPKFHG; from the coding sequence TTGAGAACTGTTTTAATTTGCCAGAGCAAAGCCTGCCGCAAAGGCGGTTCCGCAAAAGTTTTAGCTGCTTTTCAAAACGCTCCAGTTGCTGATGTTGAAGTGATTGCAAGTGGTTGTTTAGGGCAGTGTGGCAGTGGTCCGATGGTGTTGATTCTGCCTGATGAGATTTGGTATAACCGGGTTTCGCCAAAGGAGGTATCTGCGGTAGTCGATCGCCACCTACATCACGGAGTTCCCGTAAAAGCGATGCTTTACCCCAAGTTTCATGGGTGA
- a CDS encoding 1-acyl-sn-glycerol-3-phosphate acyltransferase yields MATLATQAQPPLAFIPPAFDPLVFRGVRSLMPWYRQWGAHVSQIDLENVESLVEHYRQFQEGKTRFLLAFRHPSTNDPLCMAHLLWEAVPRVARQKGIRLNAARCHAHFIYDRGIPLWAGQAVGWLYSRLGGIPIRRGKVDLMALRSIRDRFVNADFPIAAAPEGATNGHNEIVSPIEPGIAQFGFWCIEDLLKEGRSQQVLIIPIGIQYHYIAAPWARINQLLYQLELESGLATQMELPDLQDGATLTAEQESVLYQRLYRLSEHLLTLMEEFYRKFYHQPIPAKPQEIANGPTSAQSANEQLAARLQTLLNTALAVAEQFFALSPKGSLTDRCRRLEQAGWDWIYREDFK; encoded by the coding sequence ATGGCTACTCTCGCAACTCAAGCTCAACCCCCTCTGGCGTTTATTCCCCCAGCGTTTGACCCCCTGGTGTTTCGAGGAGTGCGATCGCTGATGCCCTGGTATCGGCAGTGGGGTGCCCATGTGAGCCAGATTGACCTTGAAAATGTCGAGAGCCTGGTGGAGCATTATCGCCAATTTCAGGAGGGCAAAACTCGATTTTTGTTGGCATTTCGCCATCCCAGCACTAACGACCCACTGTGTATGGCGCATCTACTGTGGGAAGCCGTTCCCCGTGTGGCTCGCCAAAAAGGAATTCGCCTCAATGCCGCTCGTTGTCATGCCCACTTCATTTACGATCGCGGCATTCCGCTCTGGGCAGGTCAAGCCGTCGGGTGGCTCTATTCCCGATTGGGTGGTATTCCCATTCGTCGGGGCAAAGTAGATTTGATGGCGTTGCGCTCGATTCGCGATCGCTTTGTCAACGCAGACTTTCCTATCGCTGCTGCACCAGAGGGAGCTACTAATGGGCACAACGAAATTGTCAGCCCTATTGAACCGGGCATTGCTCAGTTTGGCTTCTGGTGTATTGAGGACTTATTGAAAGAGGGGCGATCGCAGCAGGTTCTCATCATCCCGATTGGCATTCAATATCACTACATCGCTGCACCATGGGCACGGATCAATCAACTGCTCTATCAACTGGAATTGGAAAGTGGTCTAGCGACCCAGATGGAATTGCCTGACTTGCAAGATGGAGCCACCTTGACGGCTGAACAAGAATCAGTCCTCTATCAACGGCTCTATCGCCTTAGCGAACATTTGTTGACCTTGATGGAAGAGTTTTATCGCAAGTTTTATCATCAGCCGATTCCCGCAAAACCCCAGGAAATAGCCAATGGGCCTACCTCAGCGCAATCTGCTAACGAGCAATTGGCTGCTCGACTGCAAACGTTGCTCAACACCGCGTTGGCCGTTGCTGAACAGTTCTTTGCCCTCTCACCAAAAGGCTCCCTCACCGATCGCTGTCGTCGCTTAGAGCAGGCGGGGTGGGACTGGATCTATCGCGAAGACTTCAAGTAG
- a CDS encoding glycoside hydrolase family 13 protein, translated as MSIQTPDWVKQAVFYQIFPDRFSKGVQPLRRFLSTIPFEAWENPPTLQGYKGGDLWGVIERLDYLQDLGINAIYFTPIFQSASNHRYHTHDYYQVDPLLGGNLAFEKLLEAAHQRNIRVVLDGVFNHASRGFFFFHDILENGPYSPWLDWFKIEGWPLSAYDGSLPANYVGWAGNRALPQFNHENPAVREYLMEVAEFWLRCGIDGWRLDVPNEITAPGFWQEFRSRVKAINPEAYIVGEIWEDARHWLDGTQFDGVMNYLFAAPTIAFTAGDRVDRSQFRDPSYQPFPALSAEGYAQKIEALLQLYPWEIQLTQLNLLASHDTARLLTIAQEDIASVELATLLLLTFPGAPSIYYGDEVGLPGALDPDSRRAFPAEAQWNQMVLNCHRQLIHLRHQYSALRTGSYRVLLAQGDVYVFARSLDTETVIVAVNTGTEPAQVRFGLDEAITSSRVVFGSGAIAHEGNYFSLSLPARSGLIGV; from the coding sequence ATGTCGATTCAAACACCCGATTGGGTCAAACAGGCAGTCTTCTACCAAATCTTTCCCGATCGCTTCTCGAAAGGGGTGCAACCGTTGCGCCGCTTTTTGAGTACCATTCCCTTTGAGGCATGGGAAAACCCACCCACGTTGCAAGGCTACAAAGGAGGAGATCTGTGGGGGGTGATCGAACGGCTCGATTACCTGCAAGACCTGGGCATCAACGCCATCTATTTCACCCCCATCTTTCAGTCAGCGAGCAACCATCGTTATCACACCCACGACTATTACCAGGTTGATCCTCTGTTAGGGGGCAATTTAGCCTTTGAGAAATTGCTGGAAGCGGCTCATCAGCGAAACATTCGAGTCGTGTTGGATGGCGTGTTTAATCATGCCAGTCGCGGGTTTTTCTTCTTTCACGACATTCTCGAAAACGGTCCCTATTCTCCCTGGCTTGACTGGTTCAAGATTGAGGGTTGGCCTCTCTCTGCATACGATGGCAGTCTTCCAGCCAATTATGTTGGGTGGGCGGGCAATCGCGCCCTACCGCAGTTCAATCACGAGAATCCTGCCGTGCGAGAATATCTGATGGAAGTGGCAGAGTTTTGGCTGCGGTGTGGCATTGATGGATGGCGGTTAGATGTGCCGAATGAAATCACCGCTCCTGGCTTTTGGCAAGAGTTTCGTAGTCGGGTCAAAGCGATTAATCCAGAGGCTTACATTGTTGGCGAGATCTGGGAGGATGCACGGCATTGGCTCGATGGCACCCAGTTTGATGGCGTGATGAATTACCTGTTTGCGGCACCCACGATCGCCTTTACTGCGGGCGATCGCGTTGACCGTAGCCAATTCCGAGATCCGTCTTATCAGCCCTTTCCTGCCCTATCTGCCGAGGGCTACGCGCAAAAAATTGAGGCATTGCTGCAACTCTATCCCTGGGAGATTCAACTGACACAGCTTAACCTGCTTGCCAGTCACGACACGGCACGGTTGTTAACAATCGCCCAGGAAGATATCGCCAGTGTAGAGTTGGCAACCTTACTGTTGTTAACCTTTCCTGGCGCACCCAGCATCTATTACGGTGATGAAGTAGGGCTACCGGGGGCACTCGACCCTGATAGTCGTCGTGCTTTTCCTGCCGAAGCCCAATGGAATCAAATGGTATTGAACTGTCATCGGCAGTTGATTCACTTGCGGCATCAATATTCGGCTCTCCGCACAGGGAGTTATCGAGTGCTGTTGGCTCAGGGCGATGTCTATGTGTTTGCGCGATCGCTAGATACCGAAACCGTGATTGTTGCCGTCAATACCGGCACAGAACCTGCCCAAGTTCGCTTTGGCCTGGATGAGGCGATTACTTCTAGCCGAGTTGTGTTTGGGTCAGGGGCGATCGCCCACGAAGGCAATTATTTCTCTCTCTCTCTACCTGCGCGATCGGGTCTGATCGGAGTATGA
- a CDS encoding C1 family peptidase: MVKKLPLGWLRDYPDFRDYTPEHDTIQPLLDKVGVAPTTKLAKKDLPSSVDLRAWFPPIEDQGGIGSCTANAGVALVEYFEKRACGKHIDASRLFLYKVTRKLLNFEGDTGAFLRTTIGAMALFGVPPEQYWAYTDDLEKYDEEPPAFCYAFAQNYQAISYFRLDPPGYPKDKLVIRIKDLLSCNIPSMFGFSVYSSLWDAVDGKIPFPSSREKLEGGHAVVAVGYDDKITITNPNPGGSTSKGAFLIRNSWGESWGDRGYGWLPYEYVAKGLADDWWSLLKAEWVDTEPFLSDS, encoded by the coding sequence ATGGTTAAAAAGTTACCCCTGGGTTGGCTGCGCGATTATCCCGACTTTAGAGACTACACTCCAGAACACGACACAATTCAACCCCTGCTTGATAAAGTCGGCGTAGCCCCCACGACAAAACTGGCAAAAAAAGATCTCCCTTCATCGGTTGATCTCAGAGCCTGGTTTCCCCCGATTGAAGACCAGGGCGGTATTGGCTCCTGCACTGCCAACGCGGGAGTAGCTCTGGTGGAATATTTTGAGAAACGAGCTTGTGGCAAGCACATTGATGCTTCGCGTTTATTTCTCTACAAAGTCACCCGCAAATTGCTGAATTTTGAGGGGGATACGGGAGCTTTTTTAAGAACCACGATTGGGGCAATGGCATTGTTTGGCGTGCCCCCAGAGCAATATTGGGCATACACCGATGACCTGGAAAAGTATGACGAAGAACCTCCTGCTTTTTGTTACGCCTTTGCTCAAAACTATCAGGCAATCAGTTATTTTCGGCTCGATCCACCGGGCTATCCCAAAGATAAGTTGGTTATCCGCATCAAGGATTTGCTGTCCTGCAATATTCCCTCCATGTTTGGATTTTCCGTTTATAGTTCGCTTTGGGATGCTGTCGATGGGAAGATCCCTTTCCCGTCAAGCCGCGAGAAACTAGAAGGCGGACATGCGGTTGTCGCCGTGGGCTATGACGACAAGATCACCATTACCAATCCCAACCCCGGTGGTAGCACCAGCAAAGGGGCGTTTCTAATTCGCAACTCGTGGGGCGAATCGTGGGGCGATCGCGGCTATGGCTGGTTACCCTATGAGTATGTTGCCAAAGGACTGGCAGATGATTGGTGGTCGCTGCTCAAAGCCGAATGGGTTGATACAGAGCCGTTTTTGTCTGACAGTTAG
- a CDS encoding DUF565 domain-containing protein produces the protein MQNTRLNRIVDAVLERSFSWLRNPWRRVSLVMISVLFGNFLATAISTVSGQNADWDIVAAVVLVGFTEISSWLVYRPQPPRTSSNNPQRGIFLDILNGIKIGLIYGFFIEAFKLGS, from the coding sequence ATGCAAAACACACGCTTGAATCGTATTGTGGATGCTGTTTTAGAGCGATCGTTTAGCTGGTTGCGTAACCCCTGGCGACGAGTGTCTCTGGTGATGATTAGCGTGCTATTTGGCAATTTTTTAGCTACGGCAATTTCTACCGTTTCGGGGCAAAACGCCGATTGGGATATTGTTGCAGCGGTGGTGTTGGTGGGATTTACTGAGATTAGTAGTTGGTTGGTGTATCGTCCTCAACCACCCAGAACCTCATCAAACAATCCACAGCGCGGCATTTTTTTAGACATTCTCAACGGCATTAAGATTGGGTTAATCTATGGCTTCTTTATTGAGGCGTTTAAGTTGGGTAGTTAG